TTATGGGAGTATCCTCCGAGACTAGCCGGGAGGACAATGGTCCCTGAGCGGATAAGGAGATGCACAGCGAGAAACCAGCGACTCAACCCTGGAGACTTTATGTGGACGGCTCGGTGACGAGAAATAAAAGCGGGGCGGGAATAATATTAAAGACTCCCGATGGATTCAAACATGAGTACGCCCTGGAATTTCAATTCAAGGCATCAAATAATGCGGCTGAGTACGAAGCTTTAATCGGGGGCTTGCAACTCGCCCGGGGCATCAGAGTGGAAAGAGTAGAAGTATTCAGTGATTCACAGTTGGTTGTAAATCAGGTCAACGAGAGCTTTGAAGCTAAGGAGCCTCAGTTGCACTCTTACCAAGCATTATCAAAAGCCTTCATGCAACATTTCAAATCAGCCTCTCTCTCTCACATCTCCTGGAAAGCAAACCGTCATGCAGATGCCCTCGCCCGGCTAGCCACTGGAGGGCCCGGGAAAGGCAGAAAGAAGACAAGGATTGAGGTGCTTGGGCAGCCTAGTATCAGTAAGACAATCTCTGAGATATTCATGGTTGAGACGGGACCTAGAGAGCCCACATGGATGGACCCCATAATCGAATTCATGAAGGCGGGGGTTCGCCCGGAGGACAGGCGGCAGGCGCGAAAGCTGCAATCGAGATGTGCTCGGTACACCCTCATGAACGGGAAGTTATACCGCAGAGGTTACAATCTCCCAAACCTCAAGTGCGTAACAGCGGAAGAAAGAGAAGTGATCATGGGAGAAATCCATGAAGAGGTGTGCGGGATCCAGAATGGATCCCGGTCGTTAGCACACAAGGTGTTACGCACAGGGTTCTTCTGGCCCAACATGGGCGCCATGGCGGATAGGATGTCGGCGAGATGCCATAAATGCCATTTGCACGCCAACGAGATACATTCCCCTTCCATTGCATTATCAATATTGTTGTCACCCTGGCCTTTTGCGCAATGGGGCCTTGATCTCATCGGGATACTGCCTACGGCTCCGGGCCAGTTCAAGTACGTGATAGTAGCTGTTGACTATTTCACGAAATGGGTGGAGGCAGAGCCCCTGGGGAAGATAACCATTGAGTGTGTGAAGAATTTCCTGATGAAGAACATCTATTGTAGATTCGGGGTCTCGGAGACAATCGTCAAGGACAATGGCACACAATTCAATAATAACTATCTAATTGAATTCACAAAGGGCATGGGCACCAAGATGGTCTTCGCGTCGGTGGCGCACCCGCAGACCAATGGTCAGGTGGAGGCAGTTAACAAGATCATAAAAAACTCCTCAAAAGGAAGTTAGACGACGCAAAGGGCTTGTGGGCACAAAAGCTGCTGGAGGTATTATGGGCAATCAGAACCACATCAACAGAAGCAACGGGAGAAACTCCTTTCAGCATGGCCTTTGGCACGGAGGCTGTTTTGCCAATTGAGACGTCAATACCATCAGGAAGGGTCAAAAATTTCGATGCCACAACCAATGGGGAGGGTCTCCGTTTGAACATTGACCTCATCGAGGAGAAAAGGGAGCGAGCCGATCTACACAACCAAGTTTACAAGCAGCGAGTTGCACGCCACTATAATCACAGAGTCAGGACCCGGACGTTGGGACTGGGGGACTGGGTAATGAAGAAAATCATGACCAAGCCGGCAGCCCTGGATCCGAGTTGGGAAGGGCCATACGTGATACTGGAAGAGGTCGGTCCAGCAACTTTCTTCCTCCGGGATCAGGATGGGATTGTCACTGGACGCCCTTGGAATACGGAGCACCTGAGATTCTATCCAGTGTAAAAAAAAAAAAAAATTTTACATTCGTACGTATTGCAGCCCCCGGGAGGATAGTAAATCCCGGAGGATGCCTTCATTCGTTTTGAAAAACTTTATATATAAGAATGGGAAAATTAAATTCAAATTTTAATGATGGTAATCCACCAGGAGGCATAAGTCAATTGAATCCCAAGAAAAATCAATCGGGATGGTAATCCATTGAATCCCAAGAAAAATCAATCGGGATGGTAATCCACCGAGAAGCGTAAGCCAATTGAATACGACAAGAAAAATCAATCTGGATGGTAATCCACCGGGAAGCGTAAGCCAATTGAATCCCAAGAAAAATCAATCGGGATGGTAATCCACCGGGACGCATCAGTTAATTGAATCCCAAGTAAAATCAATCGGGGTGGTAATCCACCGAGACGCATCAGTTAATTGAATCCCAAGTAAAATCAATCGGGATGGTAATCCATTGGGAGGCGTAAGTCAATTGAATCCCAAGAAAAATCAATCGTGATGGTAATCCACCGGGAGGCACAAGTCAATTGAATCCCAAGTAAAATCAATCAGGATGGTAACCCACCGGGAGGCATAAATCAATTGAATACAATGTCGAGCAAATAAAACCGAGGTAAAAGTTATTGCAGTCCCCAATAACACCGAGCGAAAAAAGCAAATAATCAAATTAGGCATAATATATTAAAACTCGCCATGTCAGGCGTGTACCACCAATGGGAATTTACAAAAATCACCGGGACACGTAGTCACCGGGTTGGGCAATAGGCCATTGTCTTACAAAAAAGAAAAGCAAAAAAAATTACAATTTATGCCCCCTGGTCGTCTTCTTCCTCGTCCCCGGACGACTCGACCTGATCGTCGTCCTCTTCGGCGCTCTTGTCAGAGGCCTTCTCGGACGGCTCGCCTGTCTCCTGAAGCTCTTTATCAGCAGCTTTCTTGGACTTGGTCTCCCTTTCCCTGCGTCCCGGGCAGCGATCACATCGACGATCATCTTCGCTTTATCCAGATACCCAAGGCTACTCCATTCGCCAAACTTCTCGGTGATCCCACTATCCCGGGCGGCTTTGAGCATGGTTTTGAACTCGTCTGATTCCTTAAACTTCGCCACGACAAGCTCGCCCTGGGAGGGAATCTGGCCTTGCAGGTCGAGAATCTGGTCGTCCTTTTCCTTCAGCTTAGCCCTTAGCTTAGCGTTCTCCCGCTGAAGTGCGTCGATGTCGACTCCAAAGCTGCCACCCGGCCGGCTTTTCCCTCAAGGTCCTAGGTATGAAGGTTGAGCTTGGCAAGCTTGTCCGCCAGCGAGAGTTTTTCCTTCTTCTCGTCCTCCAAGCTTTTCTCCACCCTCTTCTGCTATGCCCGGAGGTAGGTGATTTGGTCTTTCAGGCTAGCTAAGCGCTCCTTCATCTCGTTGGAGTCTTCACTGGCATCAATGGCATAGATGGCGAAGAGGGCCTGCAAGAGTTAAAAAAAGTAAGTACAGCATCCCGGGTAGTAAGTTAGAATAAGTAGGGAGACGGCTCCCTTCATCATCGTCTCCCGGGCATATTGTGGGTTCTGCTGGGGAGTGTTAGACCCTACCCTGATCCGGTACAGCTCGATTCCTTTCAGATCACCCACCATGCCGCGGACGAACTTCTCATCGGCACATCCATACTCGTCCAGTATTTGCCGAATAGGGGTCTTTCGAATCTAGGGAAGAGCGGGGGCGAGGGCTCCTAGGCTTACGGGTTCGCCGGTTGAGGGACATGCTGATTTCTGCTTCTTTAGAGGTGGAGAGGCCCAGTCACGCTCAGGCCGGTCAAAGTCACAGTGTCGTCCCGCTGAGACTTTGACTTTTTGGACGAGGGTTTCTTCTTCTTCTTCTCGCCCAGGTTAACGTTGACAACGTCACCGCTCCTCCCGGGATCCTCTGGGTCATGAGGCGGCCTCCCGTACCCTTCGTCGGAAATCTCCATGAGCACGGGCGCCTTTGAAACCCGAGCGGTAGAGTCCGCCACATTCACTTCAGTGTGTGAAGCGGTTTTTCAGACCTCCAGGAGGTCCTGCAATAAGTCCAGGTCCGAAGCCATGTCGCGCGGGTGTGAAGGGTGAAGCTTACGTCTGGGAACCTTGGCTGCCAGCAAGCACAACAGTTAGTAGAGAAATTAGAAAGCAAGAAATAGAGAACAAAGGCAAGTATAAGCAATAATTGAGACATTAAGCTGGAACCCCACCAGGCATTCGGCCAAGTTCACAGTGAACTAGCACGCCCCACCGGGTTAAGTTGTACGAGCTACGATCTTCATCCGAGGGCTAGGCCGCAAATATCCGGTCAATCCGTTTCTTCTCGATCTCTGATAACGAGAAGGACTGATCCCGGATATACCTGAACCGGTTGGGTACGATATATGTGGGGCAATTCCTTTGCCACCGACCCCCGGCAAGCAAAACCTTTGCGCGCCAGTTGTTATTAATAGATGTAGGCAGATCCGTAATGGGAGGCAAGTAATCCCGAGCGGCGAAGGAAACACACCCGGCGTAATTCTGCTTTTTTGAGTACGAGAGGCGATAGAGGGCTCGAAACTCGTTGATAGTGGAAACCCCATCTCGGACAAGTAATACAAGCAGCCAAGTGACAGCAACTGGCATCATTGGTTTGGGGGAATCTGCCCGGGAGCTAACTGAAGCATGCTCAGCAGGTACTGCACGCACTGAGGAAGCGAGAGAGAGAAACCGTTCCTAAACATGTGCTCGTGCACAGCAACGAAGTCATCTCTCGGGCAGCATGCTAACTCGCCCTCGTAAAGGCCGCGAAGTGTAATCGTATCCGGGATGCCCGAGTCTTCACGAAATTGGTTGATCTCGGCCGGGGTCATGCTGCCCTCTGGTTCGTCGCACACAGTTCCATCCTCCAAGATATATCGCCTGGACAAGTTGATGACGTTCGTCATCGGGACACCGTAAAAAACTCCTTCCGCCCAGTTCACTTGCCGAGCGGGTACTCCAGTCGAAGTCGGTTCACCCGGGCGGGATGGCCTACTAATATACTCCTCCATCCTCTCGTCGTCATTCATTACCGGCCGAGAGGACGTGCTAGCCCCACTTAAGTCGGTTGTACTCCGGAAATCCATCTACCCTAATATAAGCAAACCCTAAGGGTTATCAGTGTGCGCCGCCGGGAGCAGGCACAAAGAAAAAAAACAGAAACAGCCTAAATTCAGAGACCTAGAATCCTAAAAATCCTAACATTCCCGTTGTCGCCCAAAGCCACACAAAAGCAACACAAACGCAGAAAAAACCAAAGCAGAGGCAAAAGCATAAACAAACATCACTGGAGCGGAGCAAAGCGCCGCAGAATGACGAAAACCTTACCAGAAATTCGACGTCGTAGTAACGCCGGCAACGCAGACGTCGGAAAACACCTCGCAATCGCAGGGTTAAGAGCAAGCAGAGAACAGAGAGAGCAGAACAGAGAGAAAGCAGAGAGAAGCACAGAAATCAGAGTGCAAACCGCAGGAAAAAACCAGCGCAGCAGAGAAGCGCAGAGCAACGAATAGAGTAAAGTGAGAGTGAAGACGAAAAAACAAAAGGGGGGAAGAATTTATACACGACCAGCGAACAGTCGCCTCGGTCCTTAAACCAACGCATTAAAAAACCAGTACCCGAAAACGAGGCACCCCTAGCCAGCCGATCAAAACCGCAGGATGGTGCCACGTAGCTTAACTACCGTAGCTTCTTGAAGAAGAAAGAGTGAAGCGATGTGCATTAATTGCTTGGCAGTTGCCCAGGAATATCGCGACATCTGGCGTACATGCATTTAATGCCCCTGTCACTGCCCTGCGCACACCACCAAGTGTAAGACCAATCTCGAGTGAGAGTCACCGAGATCATGAAGCCTACATGTAAGACCCATCTCGGGTGAGAGTCACCGAGATCATGAGGCACAAGTGTAAGACCAATCTCGGGCGAGAATTACCGAGATCGTAAGACCAAGTGTAAGACCAATCTCGGGTGAGAGTCACCGAGATCATGAAGCGTACATGTAAGACCAATCTTGGGTAACAGTCACCAGGATCATGAAACGCATTTGTAAGACCAATCTAGGGTGAGAATGACCGAGATCGTAAGACCAATCTCGGGTAAGTCACTGACTGTTCGGTTAAGGAACAACCCATCCCGGATAAGTATCACCAGAGGAAAGCATGTAACAACTGCCTTTCGAAATGTTAAGTCCCGGGTCAGTGTTTCTAGGACACCGGGGCAGGGCAATTTATATCGTCCCTTTAATAACAGAGCAAGTGGCTTGATAAACCACGGGCGGCGTTAACACCCTGTCACTCGAGTAGCAACATCGGATGAGGAAAGGGTTCGCTACCTTTGTCTAGGAAAGACTGTAACACCCGTTCAAACCACGTCATGAGTCCGGACTTGGGGGGACTAGGGGCGGGATACACTTGAAGTATACTGGTTTACGGGCTTATCTTAGCAAGTCCCCACTCAAGATGTGTCTTGAACGGGAACTTGGGGGGACTTGTAGTCGGTTGTGCATAAAACAACCTCCCAAGCCCGTAAACCAGTAGGCATTCCACCACAACCGAGGCCGCCCCGAAGTATCCACCAATAAGTAGGGTGGGCCGGGCCGACCCTGGCGACAGTATTGGGCTGGGGGTGGACTCAGAAGCCATAAGAGAGTTGGATGAGAAGTAACAGCAAAGACAGTTGTCCCACATCGGTTTTCAGATGAAGAGAATTCACTCTGGGCCATATTTATGGCCCAGCCGCCAGTTTGTTAGGTATGATAACTACCCCTAATAATTACATTCATCCAATTGAGACTGACTTAATCTTCGGAGGAGGAAAGACCGAAAGCTCCCGGTCCCCTTTTGTTATTGCAGGTCAGCAAGAAGGCAACAGACCAATCACTTGATATACTATAAGCTTCTGCGAACCCGTCCGGGATTGTACAGAAACAAATACATATTGATCCTAATATACATATAACTACACTCATGATCCCACTACTCGCCCATTCTACTCTGCACAAGATCTGAAATATGCCACATGTAAATATAAGCACTTTAGAGTATTCCAGCAACATGTATTTAATAAAGAAAAAGGGAGATATATAAGAGAGAAAAAGAGAGGACTAATGAAACTGAATTCTACAACAATGGGAAGTAGAGTTGTTACCTGCTAGCAAATTGAACAAAACCACATTGCTTGCCTACTGCTGGTATCTTGACATGAACTAGCTACCAAATATATGTACTCACAAGACTCATGAGTTAGTATCATCCCAAAGAATTGTTCAATGTAAGCAAAAGAAGAAATTACTTACTGTTGTGTTATTTGGGTCAGCCTCACTAGGATTTCCGTTAAGTATTTGGGTAGGCAGCTGCAATGATGAACACATAACTATTGGTTTATGCAATTGTAAAACTTCATATGCACATACTACAATTTTCCACAAGAGGACCAGAAAGGCATTAGATATAATTAAATGATATTTGAACTTGTCCAAAGCATCACTTGCATTTCTAAACATGATAACAAAACAAAGTTAGCACATAAACACAGACCAATGCACATAATATTCCCTGAAAATTATCAAGGCCTATGCATATTCAGCTTACCTAACAAGCTCTCAAAGAATCACCTCCTTTTTCAGACCAAAAAAAGAAAAGAAAAAAGGCTCACCTCCTTGTGGCTATAGAGTCTGTGCACCATCAAATCCATTAGCCGTCTAACTTGTAATCAGTTCAAAGTCCTCAATTTTCAATTCCCAAACCAAACCCAATACTAAAAATGAAAACCACAAACACTCCAAGTAACTAACAAAGCAAAAGCTCTGTAACTCAGAAACTCACCAACACAAATCATATAAAAGGTTATATGATTTAAGCATTAGGAATATTACAAATAACTGAGACATTGCCAAGTTAGCTAGCTACAAATGTAGATAACACAACATTCCTTTTAACTTGAATAAATAACATGAATGCATATTATAGGGAATCAGTGGATGGCAGCAAAATAAAGCAACTTAAGACATTTCCAATAATGAATTTGGTGACTCAAAAGATATTTAAGTAACCATCATTGGAAATTTAGATGAACAAGTGCACTAAAATCGTTTTTCTCAAGTATCACTAATTCACTATATGGTAAACTGATATTGTTCTCAATTTGCATGACAGCAAATAGAGGAAAGAAGATAGTTCAACTAAAGCTTAAAACCTGGTATCAAAACAGAATCAACATGATAACCTACCGGCTGCGAGGTCCTTTTTATTTTCAGTGAAGAGAGACATTTGAACTTGATGTTTCTTATGCTTCTCTTTGTTCCTAACCCCAGCAACCTCCTCATCAGGAGCCTTCTCCTTAAGCTTGAGATTTCCACCAACAAAACTCTTGAGTCATGCTGATATATATTACGCAAAAATCAAATAGAGAAAAATGAAGAGGTTGAGATCTAACTGACCTGAAATCATGGGAATTTCAATTATAAATTTTCATCAAAAGCATGGATATCAAACAAACAACGAGAAGAGATAGAAATCGGAAACGAAGAGGTTGAGATCTAACTGACCTAAAATTGCTTTCTCCACTCGTGTCCCTCCTCCTTCCTCCATCTCTCTTCTTGGAGGTGACCTTGACCGGACTGGAGCTGATGACCTTGACCTCGCCTCTTGTCTTCATCGAGAAATCTTAAGCCTGACCCAGGGAATGGTGAGGGAGAGAAGAAGTCGATGTTGATAGAGAGAGAGAGAGAGAGAGAGAGAGAGAGAGAGGCCGTGCGGCTAGAATGAGAAAGGGAAAGGGGAATGAAGGCCCTTAGGGTTAATTCTCCTTTTATAGTTTTGTTTCAAAAATTCTATTTTGCCCTTGAGATACTCTAACCCTAGCCCTAACCCCTAAACTCAGCTTTTTTATTATATTTTTAGGTCAACTCTTTTTGATTTTTTAAGTGTTCAAAGATAACATATATATGTAGTCTGAGTTTATTGAAGAATAATCGAACTAACGTTGAGCATCGACCGAGACCCGAACATTATCGAAAATGTCTAAATTTTGTACCATGTTCATGTTTCACTATCATGATAATATCCAATACTCAAATTTTAATTTTTTTAGTTTTAGTCATCTTATTCACAAGGTGCTTACTGATGTGCTATAAGATGTTTACTTGATTATATCTAATCGTATATCTTTATAAGCCAATTTGTAAAAGTGCGAATTTTTAAATGGATTACTTTCGCCAATACTAAATGACAGTTTAAGTTTTGACGAATCAAAAATATAAATTTTGGGCGGAGTAGATAAGAGCGTTTCCATTTTAATAATTGTGTTAACTTTTTCAAGTATTAATCAAACAACATGTATATGTAGTATGAGTTTATTGAAAAATGATCGATCTAACGTTGACTACATCGACCAAGACCCGAACGTTATCAAAAATGTCTAAATTTTGTACCATGGCTATGTTTCGTTGTCATGATAATATTCAATACTCAAACTTTAATTTTTTTACTTTTAGTCATCTCAATCATAACATGCCTATTAATGTGATATAAGACGTTTACTAGATTATACCTAAACATAGATCTTTATAAGCCAACTGTATGGTCAAAATATAATTTGTAAAATTTGACCGTAGGATGTGATCACAGTAATTAAATATGGATATGGTAGAAAACTTACCCATTTTTGATAATATTTGGGTCTCGATCGTATGGGTCAACTTTATTTGCGTTTAAAACTTTCCTATACTTCCCTATGGGGAGCTATATAATTGGTATATAAATGTGTCCAAATTTTCTCATAGATTAGTTTCGCCAATACTCAATGAGACGTCCAACATTCACGAATCAAAAAGTTAAGTTCGGTCGGATGAGATAAGAGTGTTTTTGTATTGATAACAAGCATATTGTTTGTTGACCAATTTTGGACCTCTTACTACCACATATTTATGTCGTCTGAGTCACATAAAGAAGTGAAAATATTTTGTTGACCTAAATTGTTAAGGGTGGGAAAACTCCCGCGCATCAATTGAAAATTTAAGGATCTTTCACACGACATATTTATGTCGTCTGAAGAAACACATTAAAAGGGTTGAAAAACACTGCCAGGAAGTCTGAATTGAAAATTTATGGTTACTTTGTACAACATATATATGTTGTATGAACAAGTACATTAACAGGGCTGATAAGTTACACAGGAAAAGTTCAAAATTTAAGTTTCTTTCCGAAGACATAAATTTGTTGTCTCCAGAAGTACATTAAAAGAGCTGAAAACCAGATTTGGACAGCCTTCCTCAGACAATATATATATATGAGGTCTTAATTTTCAGCAAAAAGTGAGAATTTCTAAGTTCGAATTGAAAATTTCAGTTTCTTTCAGACGACATATATTTATCGTCTCCAGAAGTACATCAAAAGAGCTAAAAACCCGATTTGGACAGCCTTCCTCACATAACATATATACGAGATCTCAATTTTCAGCTAAAAACCTCATTTCAACTCAATTTTCAGATAACATATATTTGTCGTCTCTAGAAGTACATTAAAAGAGCTGAAAACTAGATTTGGACAGCCTTCCTCACACAACATATATATGAGGTCTCAATTTTCAACTAAAAGTGAGAATTTCTGGGTTTGTTGACACCACACCTATATGTCGTATGATTTTTACAAACCTAGAAAAAATGAAGTAGCCTCTAAAAGTATTGAAG
The window above is part of the Fragaria vesca subsp. vesca linkage group LG2, FraVesHawaii_1.0, whole genome shotgun sequence genome. Proteins encoded here:
- the LOC101310195 gene encoding uncharacterized protein LOC101310195 encodes the protein MAFGTEAVLPIETSIPSGRVKNFDATTNGEGLRLNIDLIEEKRERADLHNQVYKQRVARHYNHRVRTRTLGLGDWVMKKIMTKPAALDPSWEGPYVILEEVGPATFFLRDQDGIVTGRPWNTEHLRFYPV
- the LOC101309906 gene encoding uncharacterized protein LOC101309906; the encoded protein is MHSEKPATQPWRLYVDGSVTRNKSGAGIILKTPDGFKHEYALEFQFKASNNAAEYEALIGGLQLARGIRVERVEVFSDSQLVVNQVNESFEAKEPQLHSYQALSKAFMQHFKSASLSHISWKANRHADALARLATGGPGKGRKKTRIEVLGQPSISKTISEIFMVETGPREPTWMDPIIEFMKAGVRPEDRRQARKLQSRCARYTLMNGKLYRRGYNLPNLKCVTAEEREVIMGEIHEEVCGIQNGSRSLAHKVLRTGFFWPNMGAMADRMSARCHKCHLHANEIHSPSIALSILLSPWPFAQWGLDLIGILPTAPGQFKYVIVAVDYFTKWVEAEPLGKITIECVKNFLMKNIYCRFGVSETIVKDNGTQFNNNYLIEFTKGMGTKMVFASVAHPQTNGQVEAVNKIIKNSSKGS